Proteins from one Burkholderia sp. genomic window:
- a CDS encoding DNA-3-methyladenine glycosylase I: MGKRCNWVRTNADADYHDTEWGRPSHDERYLFEMLILEGAQAGLSWSTILNKRKGYRAAFANFTVDEVARFTSNQLEKLLLDPGIVRHRGKIESVVTNALAVQQIRATHGSLAAFLWSFVDGRPRLNDWDSYRDAPPASTEISDALSRALKRYGCKFVGSTICYALMQAIGMVNDHEFGCPCREDCVKLGAARAVVA, encoded by the coding sequence ATGGGCAAACGCTGCAACTGGGTCCGCACGAACGCCGATGCAGATTATCACGACACCGAATGGGGCCGGCCCTCGCACGACGAGCGCTACCTGTTCGAAATGTTGATCCTGGAAGGCGCGCAGGCCGGGTTATCCTGGTCAACGATCCTTAACAAGCGTAAGGGTTATCGCGCAGCCTTCGCTAACTTCACGGTCGACGAGGTGGCGCGCTTCACGTCCAACCAACTCGAAAAGCTGCTGCTGGATCCGGGCATTGTGCGCCATCGCGGCAAGATCGAGTCAGTAGTCACCAATGCCCTTGCAGTACAGCAAATCCGGGCCACGCACGGCTCGCTGGCTGCCTTCCTATGGTCCTTCGTCGACGGCAGGCCACGCTTGAACGACTGGGATTCGTATCGGGATGCGCCCCCTGCCTCAACCGAAATCTCCGACGCGCTGAGCAGGGCCCTCAAGCGCTATGGCTGCAAGTTCGTCGGCTCAACCATTTGCTATGCACTGATGCAGGCGATCGGCATGGTTAACGATCATGAATTCGGCTGCCCCTGTCGCGAGGACTGCGTCAAGCTCGGTGCCGCGCGCGCCGTCGTTGCATAA
- a CDS encoding IS5 family transposase yields the protein MRKDIHKKGEPKARYRVRNWAAYNEGLISRGNVTIWIDEAVLARMPDAIPTRGRPCVYGDTLIQALLGVKTVYRLTLRALQGFTQSLRDLAFPSLPVPNYTTLCRRAKTLDVELPILRDNEPIHLVVDSTGLKVYGEGEWKVRQHGYSKRRTWRKVHLALNANTGQVHAALMTNQNVADGDALAKLLDQIPREEQIDVIGGDGAYDTKPCHAAIAARSAIPSIPPREGAAHWPADMPGAAWRNGAVDAIARDGRREWKQHSGYHRRSLAENAMYRFKTLTGHCLWARHIAAQATEVSVRVGVINRMADLARPQSVRIA from the coding sequence ATGCGCAAGGATATACACAAGAAAGGTGAGCCGAAGGCACGCTACCGTGTCAGGAATTGGGCAGCCTATAATGAAGGCCTGATCAGCCGGGGGAACGTAACAATATGGATAGATGAAGCCGTCCTTGCCAGAATGCCCGATGCCATACCCACACGTGGTCGCCCGTGTGTATACGGCGATACGCTGATTCAGGCATTACTTGGCGTGAAGACCGTCTATCGACTGACCTTGCGCGCCCTGCAAGGTTTCACCCAAAGTCTGCGCGATTTGGCCTTCCCGAGCTTGCCGGTGCCGAATTACACCACGCTCTGTCGCCGGGCAAAAACGCTTGATGTCGAACTGCCGATCCTTCGTGACAATGAACCGATCCATCTGGTTGTCGACAGCACCGGTCTGAAGGTCTATGGAGAAGGTGAATGGAAGGTGCGCCAGCACGGCTACTCGAAGCGGCGCACGTGGCGTAAAGTCCATCTCGCGCTCAACGCGAATACAGGTCAAGTGCATGCCGCGCTAATGACGAATCAGAATGTGGCTGACGGTGACGCTCTGGCCAAGTTGCTCGACCAGATTCCACGCGAAGAACAAATCGATGTCATCGGCGGTGACGGTGCCTACGACACCAAGCCATGCCATGCGGCCATTGCTGCACGCAGTGCTATTCCTTCGATTCCGCCACGCGAGGGTGCCGCTCATTGGCCAGCGGATATGCCCGGTGCGGCGTGGCGTAATGGCGCGGTTGATGCAATTGCCCGTGACGGTCGTCGAGAATGGAAGCAACACAGTGGCTACCACCGGCGATCGCTTGCCGAGAATGCGATGTATCGGTTCAAGACCCTCACCGGCCACTGTCTCTGGGCGCGTCACATCGCCGCGCAAGCGACCGAGGTCTCAGTTCGCGTCGGCGTCATCAACCGCATGGCGGACCTCGCTCGTCCGCAATCCGTTCGTATCGCCTGA
- a CDS encoding type IV secretion system protein yields the protein MVSAVARKRRHETPDEFASVLLIDGQSSASSQNQIASTIDDAIDKGLTTAKQAFANACVFSGPGIASGLLGVAVLLSTILMCGLRAGFILMAKFLLGVTVCFGPIFIFCLLFPSLNNLFTKWIGSVINYGLVTVLLSAVFGLMMAFYQKAITAASAANPSSPILVPIITCGLLTVISWFVLKQVPDMAARWGDGVTANVLNHISSPGGNKGSGGGSGGGSKGGSGGAAGGGAAGGAAAGAAGGVAGAAAGAAGAVANEVGGAMQGMARGSRR from the coding sequence GTGGTATCAGCAGTCGCTCGCAAACGTCGCCATGAAACGCCCGACGAGTTCGCCTCGGTGCTGCTCATCGACGGGCAGAGCAGTGCGAGCAGCCAGAACCAAATCGCGAGCACGATTGATGACGCGATCGACAAGGGGCTGACGACGGCCAAGCAGGCGTTCGCGAACGCCTGCGTGTTTAGCGGGCCGGGCATCGCAAGCGGGCTGCTTGGTGTTGCTGTGCTGCTCTCCACGATCCTGATGTGCGGCCTTCGTGCCGGCTTCATCCTCATGGCGAAATTCCTGCTCGGGGTGACGGTGTGTTTCGGACCAATATTCATCTTCTGCCTGCTGTTCCCGAGCCTCAATAACCTGTTCACGAAGTGGATTGGCTCGGTCATCAATTACGGCCTGGTCACGGTGCTGCTGTCCGCCGTGTTCGGCCTGATGATGGCTTTCTACCAAAAGGCGATCACGGCGGCCTCGGCCGCGAATCCTTCGTCCCCGATCCTCGTGCCGATCATCACCTGCGGGCTGCTCACGGTCATATCGTGGTTCGTGCTCAAGCAGGTGCCGGACATGGCGGCTCGGTGGGGCGATGGCGTCACCGCTAACGTGCTCAATCACATTAGCTCTCCTGGCGGCAACAAGGGCTCCGGTGGCGGCAGTGGTGGCGGCAGCAAGGGCGGGTCCGGTGGCGCTGCGGGCGGCGGTGCCGCCGGGGGAGCCGCTGCCGGAGCTGCGGGCGGCGTAGCAGGTGCGGCGGCGGGCGCGGCAGGTGCTGTCGCCAATGAGGTCGGCGGTGCCATGCAAGGCATGGCACGGGGTTCCCGCCGCTAA
- a CDS encoding IS5 family transposase: MRKDIHKKGEPKARYRVRNWVAYNEGLISRGNVTIWIDEAVLARMPDAIPTRGRPCVYGDTLIQALLGVKTVYRLTLRALQGFTQSLRDLAFPSLPVPNYTTLCRRAKTLDVELPILRDNEPIHLVVDSTGLKVYGEGEWKVRQHGYSKRRTWRKVHLALNANTGQVHAALMTNQNVADGDALAKLLDQIPREEQIDVIGGDGAYDTKPCHAAIAARSAIPSIPPREGAAHWPADMPGAAWRNGAVDAIARDGRREWKQHSGHHRRSLAENAMYRFKTLTGHCLWARHIAAQATEVAVRVGVINRMADLARPQSVRIA; encoded by the coding sequence ATGCGCAAGGACATACACAAGAAAGGTGAGCCGAAGGCACGCTACCGTGTCAGGAATTGGGTGGCCTATAATGAAGGCCTGATCAGCCGGGGGAACGTAACAATATGGATAGATGAAGCCGTCCTTGCCAGAATGCCCGATGCCATACCCACACGTGGTCGCCCGTGTGTATACGGCGATACGCTGATTCAGGCATTACTTGGCGTGAAGACCGTCTATCGACTGACGTTGCGCGCCCTGCAAGGTTTCACCCAAAGTCTGCGCGATTTGGCCTTCCCGAGCTTGCCGGTGCCGAATTACACCACGCTCTGTCGCCGGGCAAAAACGCTTGATGTCGAACTGCCGATCCTTCGTGACAATGAACCGATCCATCTGGTTGTCGACAGCACCGGTCTGAAGGTCTATGGAGAAGGTGAATGGAAGGTGCGCCAGCACGGCTACTCGAAGCGGCGCACGTGGCGTAAAGTCCATCTCGCGCTCAACGCGAATACAGGTCAAGTGCATGCCGCGCTAATGACGAATCAGAATGTGGCTGACGGTGACGCTCTGGCCAAGTTGCTCGACCAGATTCCACGCGAAGAACAAATCGATGTCATCGGCGGTGACGGTGCCTACGACACCAAGCCATGCCATGCGGCCATTGCTGCACGCAGTGCTATTCCTTCGATTCCGCCACGCGAGGGTGCCGCTCATTGGCCAGCGGATATGCCCGGTGCGGCGTGGCGTAATGGCGCGGTTGATGCAATTGCCCGTGACGGTCGTCGAGAATGGAAGCAACACAGTGGCCACCACCGGCGATCGCTTGCCGAGAATGCGATGTATCGGTTCAAGACCCTCACCGGCCACTGTCTCTGGGCGCGTCACATCGCCGCGCAGGCGACCGAGGTCGCCGTTCGCGTCGGCGTCATCAACCGCATGGCGGACCTCGCTCGTCCGCAATCCGTTCGTATCGCCTGA